The following nucleotide sequence is from Streptomyces bathyalis.
GCCGCTACCTCGCCGAGGGCATCACCAGCTTCACCGAGGCGGGCATCGGCGGCGGCTGGATCGGTCAGACGCCCGTCGAACTCGCCGCGTACCAACTCGCCCTGGAAACCGGGAGATTGAACGCGCGAGCCCAGCTGATGATCGCCTCGGACGCGCTGCACCCGCTGGTCGGCGCACACCCGGGTGACGGCATCACCACGGGACTCGATCTCGGGCTGCGCACGGGCCTCGGTGACGACCGGCTGTCGGTCGGCCCGGTGAAGATCTTCCTGGACGGCTCGCTCCTGGGCCGTACGGCAGCCGTCACCGAACCCTTCTGCGGCTGCGGCCACGCCCCCGGCGCCGGCAACGACCAGCAGACGGGGTACTTCCAGGACGACCCCGACGCGATGACCGGTCTCGTACTGGCAGCGCACCGCGCCGGCTGGAGCGTCGCCGCGCATGCGATCGGCGACCGGGCCGTCGACCTGGCCCTCGACACGTACGAGCGCGCACAGCGCGAACATCCAGGCCCGGACGTGATCCACCGCATCGAGCACGCCGGGATCGTGCGCCCCGAGCAGCTGCGGCGCTTCGCCGAACTGGGCGTCGTGCCCGTGCCGCAGCACAACTTCCTCGCGGCATTCGGCGACGCCATGGCGGCCAACCTCGGCCCGGAGCGCACCGGTTGGACCTACCGGCTCCGCTCGTTCCTCGACCTCGGGCTGAGCGTTCCGGGTTCTTCGGACCGGCCCGTCGCCCCCGGTGCACCGCTGCCCGCCATCGAGGCGATGGTGCGCCGGCTGACCGATTCGGGCGCGCCCTTCGGCCCGGACGAACGCGTCACCGCCGAGAGCGCGCTGCGTGCCTGGACGGTCGGCTCGGCGCGCGCGACGGGCGCCGAGCCGGCCAAGGGCCGTCTGCGCCCGGGCATGCTCGCCGACTTCGCCGTACTCGACGCCGACCCCCTCCGCACGGACGCCGACCGCATCGGCGCCATCAATGTCCTCGCCACCGCCGTCGGCGGTGACGCCGCCCACGATCCGCACCGTCTGGTCACCGTCCCCGAGGAGACCGAATGAGCACCCCTCCCCCTCCCCCGTCCCCCTCCACACCCGCATCCGATGTGACCGCGACCGCCGGGAAGACCACGAGCACCGCCGACATCAAACGCCTGCTGTCCGCGGCCTTCATCGGCACGGCACTCGAGTGGTACGACTACTTCCTCTACGGCACCGCCGCGGCCCTCGTCTTCAACAAGCTCTTCTTTCCGAGCCTGGATCCGGCCGTCGGCACCATCGCCTCGTTCATCACCTTCGCGGTCGGCTTCGTGGCCCGCCCGGTCGGCGCCGCCATCTTCGGGCACATCGGCGACCGGTACGGGCGGCGAACGGCGCTGATCATGACCGTCGTGCTGATGGGCGTCACGACCGGCTGCATCGGGCTGCTGCCCGGCTACGGAAGCATCGGCATCTGGGCACCGGCGCTGCTGGCCACGCTCCGCTTCCTGCAGGGCATCTCCGTGGGCGGCGAGTGGAGCGGTGCGATGCTGCTGACGCTGGAGCACACTCCCCGTGAGAAGCACGGCAGTTACTCGGCCGTCCCCCAACTCGGCTCCCCCGTCGGCACGTTGCTCTCCAGCGGCGCCTTCGCACTGGTGGGGATGCTGCCCGACGCGGCGTTCTACTCCTGGGGCTGGCGCATACCGTTCCTGTTCGCCTTCGTGCTGCTCTTCGTCGCCCTCTACATGAGGCTGCGGATCGAGGAATCCCCCGTGTTCAAGGCGATGATGGCCGAGAGCGAGAAGAACGGGCCGCCGCCCGCGCCGCTGCTGGAGGCCTTCCGCCGCACCTGGGGACGGATCCTCATCGGGATCGCCGCCGCGTTCCTCGGCATCGGGGGCTTCTTCCTGCTGACGACGTTCATCATCTCCTACGGCACCGAGCAGCTCGGCGTGGACAAGTCCGTGATGCTCAACGCGACGCTCGTCGGTGCGGTCGTCGAGATCGGGGTGCTCGTGGTGGGCGGCCGGATCGCCAACCGGGCCGGCCCGTGGAAGGTGTGCGTGGTGGGCGGCATCGTCTCCGTGCTCGCGGCCTTCCCGACCTTCTGGCTCGTCGACACGAAGAGCACCCCACTCGTCGTCCTCGGCGTCGCGCTGGGCATCGGTGCGATCTCCATCCCGTACGCGCCGATCGGTGCCGTCGTCTCCGGGATGTTCCCCGAGAACTTCCGCTACAGCGCCGTCGCCATGTCGTACAACCTGGCGGGCGTGCTGTCCGGGTTCGTTCCGCTGGTGGCCGCCTCGCTGCTGGGCCTCTCCGGTGGTGCCTCGTGGACCGCCGCCTTGCTGCTGATCCTCATCGCGGGGTGCACGGCCGTCGGCTCGTACCTCGCCGGTCCGCAACTGGGCAGGCGTCTGGGCCACGACCCCAGCAAGCAGCACGAGACGTCGAAGGCGATCGCGTGACACAGGGACAACAGCAGCAGGAGCAGCCGCAGTCGCAGTCACGGCCGGAACGGCAACTCCCGCGCACCGGCGGGCAGATACTCGTCGACCAGCTGGCGGCGCACGGCGTCGGCACGGTATTCGGGGTGCCGGGCGAGAGCTATCTCGAGGTCCTGGACGCGCTGCACGACTCCTCCGTGAGGATGGTCGTCTGCCGCCAGGAAGGCGGCGCCGCCTACATGGCCGAGGCCGCGGGCAAGCTCACCGGCAGCCCCGGCGTCTGCTTCACGACCCGCGGCCCCGGCGCGGCGAACGCGCTGGTGGCGCTGCACACCGCTCACCAGGACGCGACGCCCCTGATCCTCTTCGTCGGTCTGGTGCCGCGTGGCCACACCGGCCGTGCGGGGTTCCAGGAGTTCGATCTGCGCGGCACGTTCGGCGCGAACGCCAAGCTGGTCGAGACGGCCGACGAGGCGGCGCGCCTGCCGGAGATCACGGCCCGCGCGTTCGCCGTCGCGACCGGCGGCAGGCCGGGGCCGGTGGTCGTCGGGCTGCCCGAGGACATGCTCACCGACACGGCGCGCGTACCCGACGCGCTGCCGCTGCCGGTGCCCGAGGGCGCCGTGTCCGCGGAGCAACTCCGGGAGCTGGAAGCCCTGTTGGTGCAGGCGGCACGCCCGCTGGTCGTGCTGGGCGGCAGCCGCTGGACCCAGGCCGCGCGCAAGGACGTGCGGGCCTGGGCCGAGGCATGGTCGCTCCCGGTGGCCGTCGATTTCCGCTGCCAGGACCTGATACCCGGGGACAGCGACATCTTCGCCGGGAATCTGGGCTACGGACGCTCCGGCGCGCTCGCCGAACGGCTCGCCTCGGCGGACCTGCTGATCTGCGTCGGCGCAGCGCCCGGCGATGTCAGCACGGACGGCTACACGCTGCTGGAGCAGCCTCAAGGACCGGATGCCTCACGGCGGATCGTCCATGTGCTGCCGGAGTGGCCGCCGCCCGGCGCCTGGCACCGCAGCGACCTCATGCTGCTCGCCGCACCGGCCGCGTTCGCCAGGGCCGTCGCGGATCTCCGGCCCACCGCGCCCGTCCCGTGGGCCGACATCACACGTGCGGACCGCGCCGCCCATCTGGAGTTCAGCCGTACGCTGCACGACCCCGAACCCCTCGATCTCGGCGCCGTGTTCGCCACGCTCGACGCGCGGCTCGACGCCGACGCCGTCGTCACGTTCGGCGCCGGCAACTACGCGCTGTGGGCGCAGCGCTTCCTCACCTACCGGGAGGGCATGCGCCAACTCGCGCCCCGAAACGGCTCGATGGGCTACGGCGTCCCCGCGGGCGTGGCCGCCGCCGTCACCATGCCGGGGCGGCAGGTCGTCACCTTCGCGGGCGACGGCTGCTTCCTGATGAACGGCCAGGAACTCTCGACCGCCGTCGCCGAGGACGCGGCGCCGCTGATCCTCGTCGTCGACAACGGCACCTACGGCACGATCCGCAAGCACCAGGAACTCGCCCACCCCGGGCGGGTCAGCGGCACCGACCTGGTCAACCCGGACTTCGCCGCCTACGCCCGCGCGTTCGGCGCCCACGGCGAAACGGTCAGCGTCACCGAGGAGTTCGGCCCCGCCCTGGAGCGCTCGCTCGCCAACTGCCGTTCCGGCAGGGCCGCGTTGATAGCGCTGCGTCCCGCCGAGGGCCGCCTCGCCCCGGGCATGACGGTCGCCTCCCTGCGGGAACAGGCCACCCGGGAGTCCGCCGGACCCCGGTGAACCCGTCCGGGAGGCGACCGGGCACCCTGACGGCACGGCCACGCGAGGGCCGGCACGTACTCCTGCTTGCCTCCCGGCCCACACACGACATATCGTGTTCCTGAGCGAACGCGATATGTCGCTGTGCGCCGTGGCTTCCGGCGACGGCGCGCGGCGGTGTTCGGGCTCGCCGCCGCCGTACGCCTACCCGGGAGGCCGCCGTGCCCGCCGAACGCTCCTCGTGGTCGATCTCCGAGCCACAGACCCTCCAGATCGACGACCCCGTCGAATCGCTCCAGGTACGCATCGTGGGCGGCAGCGTCAATGTCGTCGGCACCGGCGAGCCCGGCGCCCGTGTCGAGGTCGGCGAGGTGGAGGGGCCGCCCCTCACGGTGACGCGCGAGGGCGACTCACTGGTCGTCGCCTACGAGGACGTCCCCTGGAAGGGCTTCCTCAAGTGGCTGGACCGCAAGGGCTGGAACCGCCACGTGGTCGTCTCGGTCTCGGTGCCCGCACATGTGCGGCTCTCCGTCGGCGTCGTCGGGGCCAGCGCCTTCGTCTCCGGCGTCACGGGACGTACGGATCTGCGCGGGGTCAGCGGCGACACCACCCTCGTCGGGATCGACGGCCCGGTCCGCGCCGAGACCGTGTCCGGCAACGTCGAGACGCAGGGCCTCACCGGCAGGATCGGATTCAACTCCGTCTCCGGCGACCTGACGGTCATCGACGGCCGGCCCGCCGTCAAGGCCGACTCGGTCAGCGGCTCCATGATCCTCGACCTGCACACCGGCGGCAGCGACGGCGAGACGGACGTCGCCGTCGGCACCGTCTCCGGCGAGGTCGCCCTGCGCATGTCGAACCCCGTGGACGCCACCGTGGAGGTGAGCACCGCGAGCGGCGGCGTCTCCAGCGCGTTCGACGAGCTCAAGGTCGAGGGGCAGTGGGGCGCGAAGAAGGTCAAGGGCACCCTCGGCTCCGGCAGGGGCCGCCTGCAGGCCAGCAGCGTCTCGGGCTCCATCGCGCTCCTGCGGCGTGCCGAGCCGCTCCACGACGACGACCTCCTCCTCAGCAAGGACGCCTGACATGTCTCCCGTCTTCGCTCACGGCCGGCTCCGCCTCTATCTGCTCAAGCTCCTCGACGAGGCGCCACGGCACGGCTACGAAGTGATCCGGCTGCTGGAGGAGCGCTTCCAGGGCCTGTACGCGCCGTCGGCGGGCACCGTCTACCCGCGCCTGGCCAAGCTGGAGGCCGAGGACCTGGTCAGTCACACGACCGAGGGCGGCGGCCGCAAGGTCTACTCGATCACCGACGCCGGCCGCGCCGAACTGGCCGAGCGCGAGGACGAGTTGGCGGAGCTCGAGGTCGAGATCAGCGAATCCCTGACGTCCCTGGCCGCCGACATCCGCGAGGACGTCAGCGGCTCCGCCCGCGATCTGCGGCGCGAGATGCGCGAGCAGGCCCGCCGTACCCGCGCGGAAGGAACGGGCGGGCTTTCCGGCGGCTGGCCCGGCATGGCCGAGAAGGAGGCATGGCAGCAGGCCAATGAGGAGATGAAGCGGGCCAAGGAGGAGTGGAAGGAACAGGCCCGCCGCGCCAAGAAGGAGACCCAGCAGGCCAAGCGCCAGGCGAAGGAGGCCCAGGCTCGCGCGGCCGCCGTCGAGGAGGTGCAGCGCATCGCCCGGCAGGTGCAGGAGCAGGTCCAGTCACGGGCGAAGTCGGGCGACTGGCCGGGGGCGGTCCGCGACGGCATGTCCGAACTGGCCCGCGAGATGGGCAACTTGGGCCGCATCACGGAGCACGCCACGTCCTGGTTCCCGTATCTGCGGCAGGAGTCCTCCGAAGGCGGCGGCGAGGCGGCGGGCCCCCAGGCCCCCGACTGGGCGAAGGAGCAGGACACCCCGAGCGACGATCCCGGACGGGACCTGGAGCGCCTCCTCGACCACTTCCGCGATGACGTACGCGACGCGGCACGCGATCACGGTGTGACCGAACAGCAGCTGCGCGAGGCTCGCCGTCAGCTCTCGGCCGGGGCCGCCCACCTGGTCGCTCTCCTCAGCGATCCCGGACGCAACGGGGAGCGCGACCTCAGCGATTGAGCCGTCGCAGGACCGGTACCGTCCTCAGAACTGCCCGGTGTCCAGCTCGAACCCCAGCGGCTCGGGCAGCTCGATCGTCTTGGACAGCTTCGCCTCGGCCCTGCGGGTGTACGAGTCACCGGCAGGTTCGGAGAACACGACGACCTCGCCGGCCTCACGGTCGATCAGCAGATAGCAGGGAACGCCGGCGCGCGCATATCCCCGCAGCTTCGGCCCGCGGTCCTGCTGAGCGGTCGAGCGGGAAGTCACCTCGCCGACGAGCATGACGGGAGCGGGGTCGTGGTATTCGGCCTCGTCACCGAAGCTGCCCTTGGGGGCGATGACCAGGTCCGGGACCACCTTGCCGGTCGACGAGGCATCGGGGACGAACAGTCCGAGGCCGGTGTATGTGCGCAACTCCCTGTCCCTGCGACGTTCCGTCACCTGGTCCGACACCTCGGACACGATCTCTTCGTGCTCGCCGTTGGCCGGTGGCACCACGTGGATCTCCCCCTCGATCAACTCCACGCGCCACCCCTCGGGGGATGCCGCGCTCAACGCGTCGAAGGCGTGCTCCACCGATGACTCCGTACCGTCGCCGGCCGCCACGTCGGATTCACGCTCTGGGGCTGCCATCGTCACGTGGTCCTCCTTCGTCACCGGCCGACGATTCCAGGTTGGCTGCGTCGGCGCCGCCCGCGGCAGCGGACACTCAGTCGAAAGCGGCACAGGTGACGCTTTCGCGATGCACGCCCCCACCCGCCGTGCTGGTGCCAGGGCTGGTCACCCTGCCCGTGCAGGATTCCATTCTCCCCGCTCACAACCCCGCTCGCACCATCCCCGGAGACGATCTCCGCAGCGCCCGTCCGCTTGCCTGGAGCCCGGACGGGAGTCGGAGACCGAGCGAGAGGGAGCGGGACCCGATGGACGCGACGCTCACCGCACGGCACGGCGACCTCAGGTGCTGACCACCGCGGCAGCCGCACGCCGTGGAACTCGGTTTCCCCCACGACTTCCTGGCCGATCCGCTGACGCGCGCCATGATGTTCGGCGACGCGAGGATGGAGAAGGTCATGGCCTGAGCGCCGGCTCCGGCGGCGTCATGGGGCGCGACTCCGCCGCCCCTGCGCACCGGCCCTCGTGTCGCCCTGCTCCCGGATGATCTCCGCACGCTCCCGCCCGCCTACCCTAGAGCCCGGACGGGAGATGCGGAGAACGAGCGAGAGGGAGCGGGACCCGATGGACGCGACGCACATCGCACTGGCCGACGAGCTGAAGCGCATGGCGGCGGCCGACCACGAGGCGTCCGCCGGAGCTCTCAGTGAGGACTTCGCCGAACAGCTCCTCTGGCGCCGGCTCACCGCGCGGCACGGCGACCGCCTCAACGCGATCATGGCGGAGCACGGCTGGCCGACGGAGTCGCTGGTCGGCGAGGAGGCGGCGCGTGCGGCGTGGCTGATCGCGCAGCACGCGGACCGTCAACTGGACGTGCAGCGGCGGGCGTTGGCGCTGATGGAACGCGCGGTGGAGGCGGGCGAGTCGAGCGCTGCTCAACTCGCCTTCCTCCGCGACCGCACGTACGTCAACGAGGGACGCGAGCAGCCCTGCGGCACGCAGATCGCGACCGTGCGGGACGGCGAGCCCGTGCCGTGGCCCTGCGAGGAGCCGGACCGGCTGGACGAGCGCCGAGCGGAAGCCGGCATCGAGCCCTTCGCCGCCTACACCGCGCGGCACGCACCGCCCGCGTCCCCCGCCCTCTGACGGGACCGCTGACGGGGCCGACCTGCAGGTCCCTCAGACCGTCAGACCGTCAGCGTCAGACCGTCAGCACGACCTTGCCGAACAGCTCACCGTCCGCCATCTTCGCGAAGCCCTCACGGGCACGGTCCAGGGGCAGCGTCGAGTCGATGACGGGACGCACGCCCTTGGCGGCGCAGAAGTCCAGCAGCGACGCCAGTTCCTCCTTGCTGCCCATCGTCGAGCCGACGACCTTCAGTTCGAGGAAGAAGATCCGGTTGAGCTCCGTGGCGTCCGGGTTGGGGCCGCTCGTGGCACCCGAGATGACGACGGTTCCACCGGGCTTGAGGGACTTCAGCGAGTGCGACCAGGTGGCCGCGCCCACGGTCTCCAGCACCGCGTCGACGCGCTGAGGCAGCCGCGTACCGGTCTCCACGGCGGCCTCCGCGCCGAGTTCGACGGCACGCTTGCGCTTGTCCTCGTGCCGGCTGGTGGCGAAGACCCGCAGCCCGGCAGCGGCACCGAGCACGATGGCGGCCGTCGCGACGCCGCCGCCCGCGCCCTGGACGAGCACGCTGTCGCCGGGCCGTACGCCCGCGTTCGTGAAGAGCATCCGGTACGCGGTGAGCCACGCCGTCGGCAGACAGGCGGCCTCCGCGAAGGAGAGCTCCTTCGGCTTGGGCAGCACGTTCCACTTGGGCACGGCGACGCGTTCGGCGAACGTGCCCTGGTACTTCTCCGTCAGCAAGGTGCGCTTCTCGTTCGGGCCGACGCCGTGACCGGTGGCACCGATGACCGAGTGGAGGACGACTTCGTTGCCGTCGGCGTCGACGCCCGCGCCGTCGCACCCCAGGGTCATCGGCAGCAGCTCTTCGCCGAGGCCGACGCCACGCAGGGACCACAGGTCGTGGTGGTTGAGCGACGCCGCCTTGACGTCGACGGTCGTCCAACCGTCCGGAACCGTCGGTTCCGGACGGTCACCCAGCTCCAGCCCGTCCAGCGGCTGGTCCTTGTCGATTCGTGCGGCGTATGCAGCAAACATGATCCGGACGCTACTCGCGCGGGGGGCTGACCAGCCACCCCCCGCCCCGGCGAAGCGACAGATGTCACGGACGCGTGGAATGCGCTCGGCCTCACAGCACCTTCGAGAGGAAGGACTTCGTCCGCTCGTGCTGCGGGTCGTTGAGGACGTCCCGGGGGTTGCCCGACTCCACGACCACACCGTCGTCCATGAAGACCAGCGAGTCGCCGACCTCGCGCGCGAAGCCCATCTCGTGCGTGACGACGATCATCGTCATGCCGTCCCGGGCGAGGTCGCGCATGACGTCCAGCACCTCGCCGACCAGCTCCGGGTCGAGCGCGGAGGTCGGCTCGTCGAAGAGCATCAGCTTGGGCTCCATCGCCAGCGCGCGGGCGATGGCGACGCGCTGCTGCTGCCCGCCGGAGAGCTGCGCCGGGTAGCTGTCCGTCTTCTCGGCGAGGCCCACGCGGTCCAGGAGCGCGGCAGCGCGTTCCCGCGCCTTCGCCTTGCTCTCGCCCTTCACGAGCACCGGCGCCTCCATCACGTTCTCCACCGCGGTCATGTGCGGGAAGAGATTGAAGCGCTGGAAGACCATGCCGATGTCGCGGCGCTGCGCGGCGACTTCGCGGTCCCGCAGCTCGTAGAGCTTGTTGCCGTGCTCGCGGTAGCCGACGAGCGTGCCGTCGACGTACAGCCGTCCCGCGTTGATCTTCTCCAGATGGTTGATGCAGCGCAGGAATGTCGACTTGCCCGACCCCGAGGGCCCCACGATGCAGAACACCTCGCGCGGCGCGACCTCCAGGTCGATGCCCTTGAGCACCTCGACCGGGCCGAAGGACTTGTGTACGGCCTCCGCCTTGACCATCGCGCTCATGCGGCGCCTCCCGCTCCCGAGCCTGAGCCCGATCCCGTACCACGGCTGAAGGTGAACACCAGCTGCCGCGCCCGCTGCCACGGGGTTGCGGGCAGCTGCCGCGACGAGCCCCGCGCGTAGTGCCGCTCCAGGTAGAACTGCCCGATGCTGAAGACCGTCGTGATCACGAGGAACCAGATGGTGGCGACGAACAGCATCTCCACCACGGCGCCCGAATTGTTGCCGATGTTCTGCGACTTGCGCAGCACCTCCTCGTACTGCACGACGGCGCACAGGGCGGAGGTCTTGAGCAGGTTGATGAACTCGTTGCCGGTCGGCGGCACGATGACGCGCATCGCCTGCGGCAGCACGATCCGGCGCATGTTCTGCCCGTTGGTCATGCCGAGAGCCTGCGAGGCCTCGGTCTGCCCCTCGTCCACGGACTGGATGCCGGCGCGGCAGATCTCTGCCATGTATGCCGCCTCGTTCAGGCCGAGTCCCAGCAGGGCTGCCATGAACGGCGTCATGACGTCCGTCATCTCGTCCTTGTAGATCGGGCCGAGATTGAGGACGGGGAAGATCAGCGCGAGGTTGAACCACAGCAGCAACTGCACGTAGACGGGCGTGCCGCGGAAGAACCAGATGTAGCCCCACGCCACCGAGTTGGTGACCGGATTCTTCGACATCCGCATCACTGCCAGGACGATGCCGAGTACCAGGCCCATCAGCATGGACAGCACGCTGACGACGAGGGTGTTCTTGACGCCCTCCATGATCTGGTCGTTGAAGAAGAAGCTGCCGACCGAGCCCCAGGTGAGGTCCGCCTCCGCGAACGCCTTGACGACGAGGAGGAGGAGCACGATGACGACGGCGGCGGAGACGTAGCGGCCGTAGTGCCGCACGGGTATCGCCTTGATCGCCTCGGGTGCCGTGCCGGCGGATGGGGGCGCGCTGGGCGCCTTGTCGAGGGGTGCGGTCATGGAGGTTGCTGCCTGTCGATCGGTGGGCTGGGGGCACTCCCCCGGCGGGCCGGGCCCCGCCCAGCACTGGCTGGGGGACCCGGCGGGGCGCCTTGCGGGAGTGGCGGTCGCGGACTCGCGGACATCGCTGCCGGCGAGCGTCGGTGCGACGCCGGTTCGCGGTGGCCGTGGCACGGCCGGCCGGTCCGTGACGACTGGACCGGCCGGCCGGTGGGCCGCGACGCGGCTCAGGTACCGCTGTTGATCTTCGCCTCGGAGACTCCGCCGTCCTCGACGCCCCACTTCTTGAGCGCCTTCTTGTAGGAGCCGTCCTCGATGATCTTCGTCAGGGCTTCCTTGAGGGCGCCGCTGAGCTCGTCGTTGCCCTTGGAGACGGCCATGCCGTACGGCGCGGACTCCATCTGCTCGCCGACGACCTCGAAGTCGTCGCCGCTCTTCGCGGCGTTGGCCGCGACGGGGAAGTCGGAGATGTCGGCGACGACGCCGCCGGCCTTCAGCCGCACGCGCGCCTCGTCGTCGGTGTCGAACGGCTCGATCGTCAGCGGCCGCTCACGGTTCTTCTTGCACTTGTCGATCTGCTTCTTGAGGATCTCGTGCGAGGTGGTTCCGCGCTGCGTGGCGACCTTCTTCCCGCACAGCTGGTCGACCGACTCGATCTTCTCCGGGTTGCCCTTCTTGACGAGGATCGAGGAGCCGGCGGTGAGGTAGTCGACGAAGTCGACGCCCTTGCCGACCTTCTTGCCCTTGTCGTCCAGGCCCTCCTGCCGGTCCTTGGTGTCCGTCATCGACGACATGATCATGTCGAAGCGGCCGGTCTGCATGGAGGTGATCAGCCCGTCGAAGGTGCCGTTGGTGAACTGGAACCGCACACCGAGCTGCTCGCCCATCGCGTTGGCGAGGTCGGGGTCGAGTCCGACGATCTTCTGCCCTTCCTTGTACTCCATCGGCTTGTACGCGGCATCCGTACCGACCT
It contains:
- a CDS encoding amidohydrolase → MRLDLIVRDANVVTLDEDRPSARSMGVLHGRVVGMDEEIEGLRAHRVLEAGGATVVPGFNDAHCHTAWYGLTLSQLDLSTARSLDEVYAAVGRHAGTLPEGAWVVGAGLDHHRTGGRPHREALDRAAGGRPVWLKHNSGHLCYVSSEVLRRAGALDPGFEAPVGGVISRDADGSPDGLLEETAQQLAQDQVLPYPVETVADAVQAATRRYLAEGITSFTEAGIGGGWIGQTPVELAAYQLALETGRLNARAQLMIASDALHPLVGAHPGDGITTGLDLGLRTGLGDDRLSVGPVKIFLDGSLLGRTAAVTEPFCGCGHAPGAGNDQQTGYFQDDPDAMTGLVLAAHRAGWSVAAHAIGDRAVDLALDTYERAQREHPGPDVIHRIEHAGIVRPEQLRRFAELGVVPVPQHNFLAAFGDAMAANLGPERTGWTYRLRSFLDLGLSVPGSSDRPVAPGAPLPAIEAMVRRLTDSGAPFGPDERVTAESALRAWTVGSARATGAEPAKGRLRPGMLADFAVLDADPLRTDADRIGAINVLATAVGGDAAHDPHRLVTVPEETE
- a CDS encoding MFS transporter, whose protein sequence is MSTPPPPPSPSTPASDVTATAGKTTSTADIKRLLSAAFIGTALEWYDYFLYGTAAALVFNKLFFPSLDPAVGTIASFITFAVGFVARPVGAAIFGHIGDRYGRRTALIMTVVLMGVTTGCIGLLPGYGSIGIWAPALLATLRFLQGISVGGEWSGAMLLTLEHTPREKHGSYSAVPQLGSPVGTLLSSGAFALVGMLPDAAFYSWGWRIPFLFAFVLLFVALYMRLRIEESPVFKAMMAESEKNGPPPAPLLEAFRRTWGRILIGIAAAFLGIGGFFLLTTFIISYGTEQLGVDKSVMLNATLVGAVVEIGVLVVGGRIANRAGPWKVCVVGGIVSVLAAFPTFWLVDTKSTPLVVLGVALGIGAISIPYAPIGAVVSGMFPENFRYSAVAMSYNLAGVLSGFVPLVAASLLGLSGGASWTAALLLILIAGCTAVGSYLAGPQLGRRLGHDPSKQHETSKAIA
- a CDS encoding thiamine pyrophosphate-binding protein, producing MTQGQQQQEQPQSQSRPERQLPRTGGQILVDQLAAHGVGTVFGVPGESYLEVLDALHDSSVRMVVCRQEGGAAYMAEAAGKLTGSPGVCFTTRGPGAANALVALHTAHQDATPLILFVGLVPRGHTGRAGFQEFDLRGTFGANAKLVETADEAARLPEITARAFAVATGGRPGPVVVGLPEDMLTDTARVPDALPLPVPEGAVSAEQLRELEALLVQAARPLVVLGGSRWTQAARKDVRAWAEAWSLPVAVDFRCQDLIPGDSDIFAGNLGYGRSGALAERLASADLLICVGAAPGDVSTDGYTLLEQPQGPDASRRIVHVLPEWPPPGAWHRSDLMLLAAPAAFARAVADLRPTAPVPWADITRADRAAHLEFSRTLHDPEPLDLGAVFATLDARLDADAVVTFGAGNYALWAQRFLTYREGMRQLAPRNGSMGYGVPAGVAAAVTMPGRQVVTFAGDGCFLMNGQELSTAVAEDAAPLILVVDNGTYGTIRKHQELAHPGRVSGTDLVNPDFAAYARAFGAHGETVSVTEEFGPALERSLANCRSGRAALIALRPAEGRLAPGMTVASLREQATRESAGPR
- a CDS encoding DUF4097 family beta strand repeat-containing protein; the protein is MPAERSSWSISEPQTLQIDDPVESLQVRIVGGSVNVVGTGEPGARVEVGEVEGPPLTVTREGDSLVVAYEDVPWKGFLKWLDRKGWNRHVVVSVSVPAHVRLSVGVVGASAFVSGVTGRTDLRGVSGDTTLVGIDGPVRAETVSGNVETQGLTGRIGFNSVSGDLTVIDGRPAVKADSVSGSMILDLHTGGSDGETDVAVGTVSGEVALRMSNPVDATVEVSTASGGVSSAFDELKVEGQWGAKKVKGTLGSGRGRLQASSVSGSIALLRRAEPLHDDDLLLSKDA
- a CDS encoding PadR family transcriptional regulator, which gives rise to MSPVFAHGRLRLYLLKLLDEAPRHGYEVIRLLEERFQGLYAPSAGTVYPRLAKLEAEDLVSHTTEGGGRKVYSITDAGRAELAEREDELAELEVEISESLTSLAADIREDVSGSARDLRREMREQARRTRAEGTGGLSGGWPGMAEKEAWQQANEEMKRAKEEWKEQARRAKKETQQAKRQAKEAQARAAAVEEVQRIARQVQEQVQSRAKSGDWPGAVRDGMSELAREMGNLGRITEHATSWFPYLRQESSEGGGEAAGPQAPDWAKEQDTPSDDPGRDLERLLDHFRDDVRDAARDHGVTEQQLREARRQLSAGAAHLVALLSDPGRNGERDLSD
- a CDS encoding Uma2 family endonuclease, giving the protein MAAPERESDVAAGDGTESSVEHAFDALSAASPEGWRVELIEGEIHVVPPANGEHEEIVSEVSDQVTERRRDRELRTYTGLGLFVPDASSTGKVVPDLVIAPKGSFGDEAEYHDPAPVMLVGEVTSRSTAQQDRGPKLRGYARAGVPCYLLIDREAGEVVVFSEPAGDSYTRRAEAKLSKTIELPEPLGFELDTGQF
- a CDS encoding DUF6624 domain-containing protein; the protein is MDATHIALADELKRMAAADHEASAGALSEDFAEQLLWRRLTARHGDRLNAIMAEHGWPTESLVGEEAARAAWLIAQHADRQLDVQRRALALMERAVEAGESSAAQLAFLRDRTYVNEGREQPCGTQIATVRDGEPVPWPCEEPDRLDERRAEAGIEPFAAYTARHAPPASPAL
- a CDS encoding zinc-binding dehydrogenase; protein product: MFAAYAARIDKDQPLDGLELGDRPEPTVPDGWTTVDVKAASLNHHDLWSLRGVGLGEELLPMTLGCDGAGVDADGNEVVLHSVIGATGHGVGPNEKRTLLTEKYQGTFAERVAVPKWNVLPKPKELSFAEAACLPTAWLTAYRMLFTNAGVRPGDSVLVQGAGGGVATAAIVLGAAAGLRVFATSRHEDKRKRAVELGAEAAVETGTRLPQRVDAVLETVGAATWSHSLKSLKPGGTVVISGATSGPNPDATELNRIFFLELKVVGSTMGSKEELASLLDFCAAKGVRPVIDSTLPLDRAREGFAKMADGELFGKVVLTV
- a CDS encoding amino acid ABC transporter ATP-binding protein; its protein translation is MVKAEAVHKSFGPVEVLKGIDLEVAPREVFCIVGPSGSGKSTFLRCINHLEKINAGRLYVDGTLVGYREHGNKLYELRDREVAAQRRDIGMVFQRFNLFPHMTAVENVMEAPVLVKGESKAKARERAAALLDRVGLAEKTDSYPAQLSGGQQQRVAIARALAMEPKLMLFDEPTSALDPELVGEVLDVMRDLARDGMTMIVVTHEMGFAREVGDSLVFMDDGVVVESGNPRDVLNDPQHERTKSFLSKVL
- a CDS encoding amino acid ABC transporter permease, with protein sequence MTAPLDKAPSAPPSAGTAPEAIKAIPVRHYGRYVSAAVVIVLLLLVVKAFAEADLTWGSVGSFFFNDQIMEGVKNTLVVSVLSMLMGLVLGIVLAVMRMSKNPVTNSVAWGYIWFFRGTPVYVQLLLWFNLALIFPVLNLGPIYKDEMTDVMTPFMAALLGLGLNEAAYMAEICRAGIQSVDEGQTEASQALGMTNGQNMRRIVLPQAMRVIVPPTGNEFINLLKTSALCAVVQYEEVLRKSQNIGNNSGAVVEMLFVATIWFLVITTVFSIGQFYLERHYARGSSRQLPATPWQRARQLVFTFSRGTGSGSGSGAGGAA